One window from the genome of Streptomyces sp. NBC_01476 encodes:
- a CDS encoding TerD family protein, which produces MGVSLSKGGNVSLTKEAPGLTAVTVGLGWDVRTTTGTDFDLDASALLLDTSGKVVSDKHFIFFNNLKSPDGSVEHTGDNLTGEGEGDDEAIKVNLATVPAEVDKIVFPVSIYDGETRQQSFGQVRNAFIRVVNQAGGTEIARYDLTEDASTETAMVFGELYRNGAEWKFRAVGQGYASGLRGIAQDFGVNL; this is translated from the coding sequence ATGGGTGTCAGCCTCTCCAAGGGCGGCAATGTCTCGCTGACGAAGGAGGCCCCCGGACTCACGGCGGTCACCGTCGGCCTGGGCTGGGACGTACGCACCACCACCGGCACGGACTTCGACCTCGACGCGAGCGCGCTGCTGCTCGACACGTCGGGCAAGGTCGTGTCGGACAAGCACTTCATCTTCTTCAACAACCTCAAGAGCCCCGACGGATCCGTCGAACACACCGGTGACAACCTCACGGGTGAGGGCGAGGGTGACGACGAGGCCATCAAGGTCAACCTGGCCACGGTGCCCGCCGAAGTGGACAAGATCGTCTTTCCGGTCTCGATCTACGACGGTGAGACCCGTCAGCAGAGCTTCGGCCAGGTGCGCAACGCCTTCATCCGGGTCGTCAACCAGGCCGGCGGCACGGAGATCGCTCGTTACGACCTGACCGAGGACGCCTCCACCGAGACCGCGATGGTCTTCGGTGAGCTCTACCGCAACGGTGCCGAGTGGAAGTTCCGGGCCGTCGGCCAGGGTTACGCCTCCGGCCTGCGCGGCATCGCCCAGGACTTCGGCGTCAACCTCTGA
- a CDS encoding MarR family winged helix-turn-helix transcriptional regulator, translating into MPPVQDEPGRRQSLESIQRELTAFARRARAAAARMHPDLSLVAYTILSHLEEQQDCRATDLAAHYLLDKSTVSRQVAALERDGFIERRTDTTDHRVQVLHLAPRGVAILADARVRRRAAFEERLAAWSPADLERFAGYLVRYNADATTARP; encoded by the coding sequence ATGCCGCCCGTCCAGGACGAGCCCGGCCGGCGGCAGTCCCTGGAGAGCATCCAGCGCGAACTGACCGCCTTCGCCCGGCGGGCGCGCGCCGCCGCCGCGCGGATGCACCCGGACCTCTCCCTGGTGGCATACACGATCCTTTCCCACCTGGAGGAACAGCAGGACTGCCGGGCCACCGACCTGGCCGCGCACTACCTGCTGGACAAGTCCACGGTCAGCCGTCAGGTGGCCGCGCTGGAGCGGGACGGCTTCATCGAGCGGCGGACGGACACCACCGACCACCGTGTCCAGGTGCTCCACCTGGCGCCCCGGGGTGTCGCGATCCTGGCCGATGCCCGGGTACGGCGCCGGGCCGCCTTCGAGGAGCGCCTCGCGGCCTGGTCACCGGCGGATCTGGAGCGCTTCGCCGGATATCTGGTCCGCTACAACGCGGACGCGACCACCGCACGACCGTAG
- a CDS encoding ATP-binding SpoIIE family protein phosphatase: MDEITRQTASPDADHHTDAPVGHEQRDGQEPHQHPDVPARDGPRPGPGPGPSPGSGPQERPQSPPTADHVAPRRARMSSSVPAPAAEPTARPAPAGRANPHPVPDTAAALAAAKSPLPGVAALVRLAVLCVDPDGRVSYWNRGAEELFGHRWEHVFGHRASGLLSATSPATATASVRSAAQPQDTLDLLDDLTDPAWAGALAAADRDGVLKDVLWWTYRLVEPGGRSLLAIAAHAKPLRTGSLRIALGGRLLPYTAEGPQRQDISVAAVLTPAADPAADEAMAARLASVLPGVSPGRLDRIVRQIAALGHPGLEVEGGTRLPVVPHDYARFAAISGATAPSVRRELLPPPREGAAGERAAGERAAGERPGAPPQADLSSASALTAVPLPSVTSLSPPLSSPSFTTVPPGADARPSTGTALDEQLSLLRATGAMVGSTLDLHTTARELCQVTVPRFADVAAVLVVDRLFSDTEPPAEDRPGHKMLVRRVAIAHPGPPGVWETALPEGELLTLTADQIVPRLGAPLLVPVVDPALAPDIAADLGVPALGPLLTGHSVIVAPLTARGTVLGRVCFLRAPGRRPFDARDSAIATEIVGRGAAHIDNARLHHQESRAAATLQRSMMPTRPPRIPGVRIAHHYMPGDRQAQVGGDWFDAIQLPGGRVALIVGDVMGHGLQAAAVMGQFRTAVITMAALDLPPAQLLRHLDNLAHRLGTDHLATCVYAVYDPILRTLTLANAGHIPPVLAAGYDGPSELLEIPGGAPIGVGGVPFETVEIPVPDGSWLVLCTDGLVEVRGQGIDAGLAALCATVIEPDQSPEDVCAQILARVHSEDRRDDVALLVARFEGIAPQDVVRWTLRLDECEVAAARELTRRQLAQWGLQRLSDTAELLVSELVTNAIKAASYEVELRLMRVGKLLVEVSDDNHNLPQLQRADADDERGRGLALVSHLSRRWGTSRKAVGKVVWFELPLPS, translated from the coding sequence TTGGACGAGATCACCCGCCAGACCGCATCCCCCGACGCAGACCACCACACCGACGCCCCTGTCGGCCACGAACAGCGCGACGGACAAGAGCCGCACCAGCACCCGGATGTCCCGGCCCGGGACGGCCCCAGGCCCGGCCCCGGTCCTGGCCCCAGCCCCGGCTCCGGCCCCCAGGAGCGCCCGCAGAGCCCTCCCACGGCCGACCACGTCGCCCCCCGGCGCGCCCGTATGTCCTCCTCCGTGCCCGCTCCCGCCGCGGAGCCCACCGCGCGGCCCGCGCCGGCCGGTCGCGCGAACCCTCACCCGGTCCCGGACACCGCCGCTGCCCTCGCTGCCGCGAAGAGCCCGCTGCCCGGTGTCGCCGCGCTGGTCCGCCTCGCCGTCCTCTGCGTCGACCCCGACGGCCGCGTCTCGTACTGGAACCGCGGCGCCGAAGAGCTCTTCGGCCACCGCTGGGAGCACGTCTTCGGCCACCGCGCCTCCGGCCTGCTCTCCGCCACGTCCCCGGCCACCGCCACCGCCTCCGTCCGCTCGGCGGCGCAGCCCCAGGACACCCTCGACCTGCTGGACGACCTCACCGACCCCGCGTGGGCGGGCGCGCTGGCGGCGGCCGACCGGGACGGCGTCCTCAAGGACGTGCTGTGGTGGACGTACCGCCTGGTGGAGCCGGGCGGCCGGAGTCTGCTGGCCATCGCGGCGCACGCCAAGCCGCTGCGCACCGGCAGCCTGCGGATCGCCCTCGGCGGCCGTCTGCTCCCCTACACCGCGGAGGGCCCGCAACGGCAGGACATCTCGGTCGCCGCGGTGCTGACACCCGCGGCCGATCCGGCGGCCGACGAGGCGATGGCCGCCCGGCTCGCCAGCGTGCTGCCCGGCGTCAGTCCCGGCCGGCTCGACCGCATCGTGCGCCAGATCGCGGCGCTGGGCCACCCCGGCCTCGAAGTCGAGGGCGGCACCCGGCTGCCGGTCGTCCCGCACGACTACGCCCGGTTCGCCGCGATCTCCGGCGCCACCGCCCCCTCGGTGCGCCGGGAGCTGCTGCCGCCACCGCGCGAGGGCGCGGCCGGTGAGCGGGCGGCCGGCGAGCGGGCGGCCGGCGAGCGGCCCGGCGCACCGCCCCAGGCCGACCTGTCCAGCGCCTCCGCCCTGACCGCCGTGCCGCTGCCCTCGGTCACCTCGCTCTCCCCGCCGCTGTCGTCGCCTTCCTTCACCACCGTGCCGCCGGGAGCCGACGCCCGTCCGTCGACCGGCACCGCGCTCGACGAACAGCTCTCGCTGCTGCGCGCGACGGGCGCGATGGTCGGCTCCACGCTCGACCTGCACACCACTGCCCGCGAGCTGTGCCAGGTGACGGTGCCGCGGTTCGCCGACGTCGCCGCCGTCCTCGTGGTGGACCGGCTCTTCTCCGACACCGAGCCGCCCGCCGAGGACAGGCCCGGGCACAAGATGCTGGTCCGCCGGGTCGCCATCGCCCACCCGGGTCCGCCGGGGGTGTGGGAGACGGCGCTGCCCGAGGGCGAGTTGCTGACGCTGACCGCCGACCAGATCGTGCCGCGGCTGGGCGCCCCGCTGCTGGTCCCGGTGGTGGACCCGGCGCTGGCCCCGGACATCGCCGCCGACCTGGGCGTGCCCGCGCTCGGCCCGCTGCTGACCGGCCACTCCGTGATCGTGGCGCCGCTCACCGCGCGCGGCACCGTGCTCGGCCGGGTCTGCTTCCTGCGGGCTCCCGGCCGCCGGCCGTTCGACGCGCGGGACTCCGCCATCGCCACCGAGATCGTGGGCCGCGGCGCCGCACACATCGACAACGCGCGTCTGCACCACCAGGAATCGCGCGCCGCGGCCACCTTGCAGCGCTCGATGATGCCGACCCGCCCGCCCAGAATCCCCGGCGTCCGGATCGCCCACCACTACATGCCAGGAGACCGGCAGGCCCAGGTCGGCGGCGACTGGTTCGACGCGATCCAGCTGCCCGGCGGCCGGGTCGCCCTGATCGTCGGCGATGTGATGGGGCATGGGCTCCAGGCCGCGGCGGTGATGGGCCAGTTCAGGACCGCCGTGATCACCATGGCGGCCCTCGACCTGCCGCCCGCCCAGCTGCTGCGCCACCTCGACAACCTGGCCCACCGCCTCGGCACCGATCACCTGGCGACGTGCGTCTACGCCGTCTACGACCCGATTCTGCGCACCCTGACCCTCGCCAACGCCGGCCACATCCCGCCGGTGCTCGCGGCCGGTTACGACGGGCCCAGCGAGCTGCTGGAGATCCCCGGCGGGGCGCCGATCGGGGTCGGCGGGGTGCCGTTCGAGACGGTGGAGATCCCGGTACCGGACGGCAGTTGGCTGGTGCTGTGCACCGACGGCCTGGTGGAGGTACGCGGCCAGGGTATAGACGCGGGTCTCGCCGCCTTGTGCGCGACGGTGATCGAACCGGACCAGAGCCCGGAGGACGTGTGCGCGCAGATCCTCGCCCGGGTGCACTCGGAGGACCGCAGGGACGATGTGGCGCTGCTGGTCGCCCGGTTCGAGGGCATCGCACCGCAGGACGTCGTCCGCTGGACGCTGCGTCTGGACGAGTGCGAAGTGGCGGCGGCGCGTGAGCTGACCCGCCGCCAGCTCGCCCAGTGGGGTCTGCAACGGCTCAGCGACACGGCGGAGTTGCTGGTCAGCGAGTTGGTGACCAATGCGATCAAGGCCGCGTCGTACGAGGTGGAACTCCGGCTGATGCGGGTCGGCAAACTGCTGGTCGAGGTGAGCGACGACAACCACAACCTGCCGCAGTTGCAGCGCGCCGACGCCGATGACGAGCGGGGGCGCGGCCTGGCACTGGTGTCGCATCTCTCGCGCCGCTGGGGGACCAGCCGCAAGGCGGTCGGCAAGGTCGTCTGGTTCGAGCTTCCGCTGCCCAGCTGA
- a CDS encoding rhodanese-like domain-containing protein: MFRSQLPSVDATAVPADAILLDVRENDEWAAGHAEGAVHIPMNEVVTRISELPEGGRVHVVCRVGGRSAQVTQYLIAQGVDAVNVNGGMLDWEAAGRPVVDGTGAEGYVL; encoded by the coding sequence ATGTTCCGCTCCCAGTTGCCCAGCGTGGATGCCACCGCTGTCCCGGCCGACGCGATCCTGCTCGACGTCCGGGAGAACGACGAATGGGCCGCCGGGCACGCCGAAGGCGCCGTCCACATCCCCATGAACGAAGTCGTCACCCGAATCTCCGAGCTGCCCGAGGGCGGCCGGGTGCACGTGGTCTGCCGGGTCGGCGGCCGCTCGGCCCAGGTCACCCAGTACCTGATCGCCCAGGGCGTCGACGCGGTGAACGTCAACGGCGGCATGCTCGACTGGGAGGCCGCGGGCCGCCCGGTGGTGGACGGCACCGGCGCCGAGGGCTACGTCCTCTAG
- a CDS encoding 2Fe-2S iron-sulfur cluster-binding protein, translating to MFHPLRVAEVRPLTDDSVTISFEVPEELRAAYRYAPGQHIAIRRRVAGGEVRRTYSLCDPVPGEPAAGGPGGSTAGPRRLRVGVRLVEDGEFSTYALKELLTGDVLDVMPPAGRFVLEPRPGRFAAVVGGSGITPVLSQIGTVLAREPKAAFCLIRSDRTAASTMFLEEVADLKDRWPDRFQLVSALSREEQQAGLPSGRLDADRLTALLPALLPVPAVDGWYLCGPLGLVSAAEHALRILGVPRSRVHQEIFHVDEPPPVPVPAAGPRADGGTVRATLGGRAGSWSAAAGESVLETVLRNRSDAPYACKGGVCGTCRTKLVAGEVRMDRNFALEPEETGAGYVLACQSHPVTEVVEVDFDA from the coding sequence ATGTTCCATCCGCTCCGGGTGGCGGAGGTCCGCCCGCTCACCGACGACTCGGTGACCATCTCCTTCGAGGTTCCCGAGGAACTCCGCGCCGCGTATCGCTACGCGCCGGGCCAGCACATCGCGATCCGCCGCCGGGTGGCCGGCGGCGAGGTCCGGCGGACGTACTCGCTCTGCGACCCCGTTCCCGGGGAGCCGGCGGCCGGCGGTCCCGGCGGGTCCACCGCCGGGCCGCGCCGGCTGCGGGTGGGGGTGCGGCTGGTGGAGGACGGGGAGTTCTCCACGTACGCCCTCAAGGAACTGCTGACGGGCGACGTGCTGGACGTGATGCCCCCGGCGGGCAGGTTCGTGCTGGAACCGCGGCCGGGGCGGTTCGCCGCGGTGGTCGGCGGCAGCGGCATCACCCCGGTGCTCTCCCAGATCGGCACGGTGCTGGCGCGGGAGCCGAAGGCGGCCTTCTGCCTGATCCGCAGCGACCGTACGGCCGCGTCCACGATGTTCCTGGAGGAGGTGGCGGACCTCAAGGACCGGTGGCCGGACCGGTTCCAGCTGGTCTCCGCGCTCTCCCGGGAGGAACAGCAGGCCGGGCTGCCCTCGGGCCGGCTCGACGCGGACCGGCTGACCGCGCTCCTCCCGGCGCTGCTGCCGGTGCCGGCCGTGGACGGCTGGTATCTCTGCGGACCGCTGGGACTGGTGAGTGCGGCCGAGCACGCCTTGCGGATCCTCGGGGTGCCCCGCTCCCGGGTCCACCAGGAGATCTTCCATGTGGACGAGCCGCCGCCGGTCCCGGTGCCGGCGGCGGGACCACGGGCCGACGGCGGCACCGTACGGGCGACGCTCGGCGGCCGGGCCGGCAGCTGGTCAGCGGCGGCCGGGGAGTCGGTCCTGGAGACCGTGCTGCGAAACCGGTCCGACGCTCCGTATGCCTGCAAGGGCGGGGTGTGCGGGACCTGCCGGACCAAGCTGGTCGCGGGCGAGGTGCGGATGGACCGCAATTTCGCGCTGGAACCTGAGGAGACCGGGGCGGGCTATGTGCTCGCGTGCCAGTCCCACCCGGTGACGGAGGTCGTGGAGGTCGACTTCGACGCCTGA
- the paaD gene encoding 1,2-phenylacetyl-CoA epoxidase subunit PaaD yields MVTAPAGPAGTAAPAGPAAPGAGAGSAGTAASAAPTALERELLRLAGAVPDPELPVISLAELGVLRGIRLLGPGRVTVELTPTWTACPAIDTMAADVTEVLKAHGVAEVEVRTVLSPAWTTDEISPEGRRKLAEAGVAPPRHRSPAAAAPAGSAGPVALELGIRCPHCGSTDTRLLSRFSSTACKALRRCESCREPFDHFKEV; encoded by the coding sequence ATGGTGACCGCACCCGCAGGACCCGCCGGCACGGCCGCTCCCGCCGGACCCGCCGCACCCGGAGCCGGAGCCGGATCAGCCGGTACGGCCGCCTCCGCCGCGCCGACCGCACTGGAGCGGGAGCTGCTGCGGCTGGCCGGCGCCGTGCCCGACCCCGAGCTGCCGGTGATCTCCCTGGCCGAGCTGGGCGTGCTGCGCGGCATACGGCTGCTCGGTCCCGGCCGGGTGACGGTGGAGCTGACGCCGACCTGGACCGCCTGCCCGGCGATCGACACCATGGCCGCCGACGTCACCGAGGTGCTGAAGGCACACGGCGTCGCCGAGGTGGAGGTCCGTACCGTGCTGTCGCCGGCCTGGACGACGGACGAGATCAGCCCGGAGGGCCGCCGCAAGCTCGCCGAGGCCGGGGTGGCACCCCCGCGCCACAGGTCCCCGGCCGCCGCGGCGCCCGCGGGCTCTGCCGGCCCGGTGGCGCTGGAACTCGGCATCCGCTGTCCGCACTGCGGCTCGACCGACACCCGGCTGCTGAGCCGCTTCTCGTCCACCGCGTGCAAGGCGCTGCGCCGCTGCGAGTCCTGCCGCGAGCCGTTCGACCACTTCAAGGAGGTGTGA
- the paaC gene encoding 1,2-phenylacetyl-CoA epoxidase subunit PaaC, which translates to MTGSAAAAARALGDDALVLAQRLGEWAGNAPVLEEDVALTNIALDLLGQARTLLSLTGDEDELAFLREEHEFRNVQLVEQSGGDFAGTIARQLYFSVYQELLYAGLAAAPSGALAPLAAKAVKEVAYHRDHAEQWTLRLGDGTEESHRRMQRALDGLWRYTGELFAPLDGLDVELPALREPWLERVTAVVRRATLTVPQGPDHVPWSAGAGRQGVHTEPFGRLLAEMQYLHRAHPGATW; encoded by the coding sequence CTGACGGGCTCCGCCGCGGCCGCCGCCCGGGCGCTCGGCGACGACGCCCTGGTGCTCGCCCAGCGGCTGGGGGAGTGGGCCGGGAACGCGCCGGTGCTGGAGGAGGACGTCGCGCTGACCAATATCGCACTCGACCTGCTCGGCCAGGCCCGCACCCTGCTGTCACTCACCGGCGACGAGGACGAGCTGGCGTTCCTCCGCGAGGAGCACGAATTCCGCAATGTGCAGCTGGTGGAGCAGTCCGGCGGGGACTTCGCCGGCACCATCGCCCGCCAGCTGTACTTCTCGGTGTATCAGGAGCTGCTCTACGCCGGGCTGGCCGCCGCACCGTCCGGTGCCCTCGCGCCGCTGGCCGCGAAGGCGGTCAAGGAAGTGGCCTATCACCGTGACCACGCCGAGCAGTGGACACTGCGCCTCGGCGACGGCACCGAGGAGAGCCACCGCCGGATGCAGCGAGCACTGGACGGCCTGTGGCGGTACACCGGCGAGTTGTTCGCGCCGCTCGACGGACTGGACGTGGAGCTGCCCGCGCTGCGCGAGCCGTGGCTGGAACGGGTCACCGCGGTGGTGCGGCGGGCCACGCTGACGGTGCCGCAGGGGCCGGACCACGTCCCCTGGTCGGCCGGTGCGGGCCGGCAGGGAGTGCACACCGAGCCGTTCGGGCGGCTGCTGGCCGAAATGCAGTATCTGCACCGTGCCCACCCGGGGGCGACATGGTGA
- the paaB gene encoding 1,2-phenylacetyl-CoA epoxidase subunit PaaB, protein MSGSDAGPAGTEWPMWEVFVRSRRGLSHSHAGSLHAPDAEMALRNARDLYTRRAEGVSIWVVPSTAVTASSPDEKDPFFASAADKPYRHPTFYEIPEGVKHL, encoded by the coding sequence ATGAGCGGGAGCGACGCCGGTCCGGCCGGCACCGAGTGGCCGATGTGGGAGGTCTTCGTCCGCAGCCGCCGCGGGCTCAGCCACAGTCACGCCGGCAGTCTGCACGCGCCCGACGCGGAAATGGCCCTGCGCAACGCCCGTGACCTCTACACCCGGCGCGCGGAAGGCGTCTCGATCTGGGTGGTGCCGTCCACCGCGGTCACGGCCTCCTCCCCCGACGAGAAGGACCCGTTCTTCGCGTCCGCCGCCGACAAGCCGTACCGGCACCCGACCTTCTACGAGATCCCGGAAGGGGTGAAGCACCTGTGA
- the paaA gene encoding 1,2-phenylacetyl-CoA epoxidase subunit PaaA: protein MTTTAQLPATAAAGQGTDQDALAADFDAAVAADARIEPRDWMPDAYRATLIRQMAQHAHSEIIGMQPEANWISRAPSLRRKAILMAKVQDEAGHGLYLYSAAETLGVSRDELLDKLHAGRQRYSSIFNYPTLTWADVGAIGWLVDGAAITNQVPLCRCSYGPYARAMVRICKEESFHQRQGYESLLALSRGTEAQHAMAQDAVNRWWWPSLMMFGPPDDESAHSAQSMAWKIKRHSNDELRRRFVDICVPQAEALGLTLPDPELRWNEARGGYDHGPIDWAEFQEVLRGNGPCNDQRLERRRAAHEEGAWVRDAAVAYAAKHKEAGA, encoded by the coding sequence ATGACGACCACGGCGCAGCTCCCGGCGACCGCAGCGGCGGGGCAGGGGACCGACCAGGACGCCCTGGCGGCGGACTTCGACGCCGCGGTGGCCGCGGACGCCCGGATCGAGCCCCGCGACTGGATGCCGGACGCCTACCGGGCCACCCTCATCCGCCAGATGGCTCAGCACGCCCACTCGGAAATCATCGGCATGCAGCCCGAGGCCAACTGGATCAGCCGGGCGCCCTCGCTGCGCCGCAAGGCGATCCTGATGGCCAAGGTCCAGGACGAAGCCGGCCACGGCCTCTACCTCTACAGCGCCGCCGAAACCCTCGGCGTGAGCCGGGACGAACTGCTGGACAAGCTGCACGCGGGCCGCCAGCGGTACTCCTCGATCTTCAACTACCCCACCTTGACCTGGGCGGACGTCGGCGCCATCGGCTGGCTGGTGGACGGCGCCGCGATCACCAACCAGGTCCCGCTCTGCCGCTGCTCCTACGGTCCGTACGCGCGGGCCATGGTGCGGATCTGCAAGGAGGAGTCCTTCCACCAACGGCAGGGGTACGAGTCGCTGCTCGCTCTCAGCCGCGGGACCGAGGCCCAGCACGCCATGGCCCAGGACGCGGTGAACCGCTGGTGGTGGCCGTCGCTGATGATGTTCGGCCCGCCGGACGACGAGTCCGCGCACTCCGCCCAGTCCATGGCGTGGAAGATCAAGCGGCACTCCAACGACGAGCTGCGGCGGCGCTTCGTGGACATATGCGTCCCGCAGGCCGAGGCGCTCGGCCTCACGCTCCCCGACCCGGAGCTGCGGTGGAACGAAGCGCGGGGCGGTTACGACCACGGGCCGATCGACTGGGCCGAGTTCCAGGAGGTGCTGCGGGGCAACGGGCCGTGCAACGACCAGCGGCTGGAACGGCGCCGGGCCGCCCACGAGGAAGGCGCCTGGGTACGGGACGCGGCCGTCGCCTATGCGGCCAAGCACAAGGAGGCAGGGGCATGA
- a CDS encoding DUF5819 family protein codes for MQSTQGPPPRVAALSLPGRIAVAATVGAVTVGALLHLGMVFLHVAPSNTLSKEHATAVNDYIYPEFEQNWKLFAPDPLQQNVHIQARAEVRKPGGAVVATGWVDMTGMDISAMRHDPIPSHTQQNELRRAWGFYTDTHDQQEQPTASNRSEISREYLQRILQKRFGPRLNGGDVVRIQARAATTPVPQPSWIAGSTATSTQYRVLPWWNVDSAPASGSAPATSTTPSGQETAS; via the coding sequence ATGCAGTCAACGCAGGGGCCGCCGCCCCGGGTGGCGGCGCTGTCGCTGCCCGGGCGGATAGCCGTCGCGGCCACGGTCGGCGCCGTCACCGTGGGGGCGCTGCTCCATCTCGGCATGGTGTTCCTGCACGTAGCGCCATCGAACACGCTCAGCAAGGAACACGCGACCGCGGTCAACGACTACATCTACCCGGAGTTCGAGCAGAACTGGAAGCTCTTCGCTCCGGACCCCCTGCAGCAGAACGTCCACATCCAGGCCCGCGCCGAGGTGCGCAAGCCCGGCGGGGCCGTGGTCGCCACCGGCTGGGTCGACATGACCGGAATGGACATCTCGGCCATGCGCCACGACCCGATACCCAGCCACACCCAGCAGAACGAGCTCCGCCGCGCCTGGGGCTTCTACACCGACACCCATGACCAGCAGGAGCAGCCCACGGCGAGCAACCGGAGCGAGATCAGCCGCGAGTACCTCCAGCGGATCCTGCAGAAGCGTTTCGGTCCCCGGCTCAACGGCGGTGACGTCGTCCGCATCCAGGCCCGCGCGGCCACCACCCCGGTCCCGCAGCCGTCCTGGATCGCCGGTTCGACCGCCACGAGCACCCAGTACCGCGTGCTCCCCTGGTGGAACGTCGACAGCGCGCCTGCGAGCGGTTCCGCGCCCGCCACCTCGACCACGCCGTCCGGGCAGGAGACCGCCTCGTGA
- a CDS encoding HTTM domain-containing protein, which translates to MISRGLRRATETALGPYQSAIVRIGFALTWLLFLLREFPHRDELYGPGSPWGLDLARQIIAGNHAFSVLMWSDSRAWFELVYALAVVASFTLLLGWRTRTSALLFMVGVLSLQNRSVYVGDGGDNVIHIMAIYLAFTRCGQVWSLDRRRARRQAAAEETPEGDMPAEGEPLGPVAPTAPAGKSRQIARTAGRARDLDPVGIALWTVLGAALIAASLAGKLSTGWALIFWACWAGQAVWWAVRRYAPGEPRTVLDIMGNVVHNGAMLVICAEVCLIYSTAGWYKIQGSRWQDGTAIYYPLHLDDFSPWPALSQSHALAGSDVMVMLISYGTVIVQVAFPFTLFNRRVKNVLLCAMMLEHASIAIVLGLPFFSLAMIAADAVFLPTGFLRWLGRQAVRLVPAPRPKGAVIHPQRAPGAAEPLVGPPPPSTVP; encoded by the coding sequence ATGATCTCCCGCGGGCTGCGCCGGGCCACCGAGACGGCGCTCGGCCCGTACCAGAGCGCGATCGTACGGATCGGCTTCGCGCTCACCTGGCTGCTCTTCCTGCTGCGTGAGTTCCCGCACCGGGACGAGCTGTACGGCCCGGGCAGTCCCTGGGGCCTCGACCTGGCCCGGCAGATCATCGCCGGCAACCACGCCTTCAGCGTCTTGATGTGGAGCGACAGCAGGGCGTGGTTCGAGCTGGTCTACGCGCTCGCCGTCGTCGCGAGCTTCACCCTGCTGCTGGGCTGGCGGACCCGGACCTCCGCGCTGCTCTTCATGGTGGGCGTGCTCTCCCTGCAGAACCGCAGCGTCTACGTGGGTGACGGAGGCGACAACGTCATCCACATCATGGCCATCTACCTCGCCTTCACCCGCTGCGGGCAGGTCTGGTCCCTCGACCGCCGCCGGGCGCGGCGGCAGGCGGCGGCAGAAGAGACGCCGGAAGGGGACATGCCGGCGGAAGGCGAACCGCTCGGGCCGGTCGCGCCCACCGCGCCGGCCGGGAAGTCGCGGCAGATCGCGCGGACCGCCGGGCGCGCCAGGGATCTCGACCCGGTCGGCATCGCCCTGTGGACGGTGCTCGGCGCCGCCCTGATCGCCGCCTCGCTCGCCGGCAAGCTCAGCACCGGCTGGGCGCTGATCTTCTGGGCCTGCTGGGCCGGCCAGGCGGTGTGGTGGGCGGTACGGCGCTACGCCCCCGGTGAGCCGCGCACGGTGCTCGACATCATGGGCAACGTCGTCCACAACGGCGCGATGCTGGTGATCTGCGCCGAGGTCTGCCTGATCTACTCCACGGCCGGCTGGTACAAGATCCAGGGCAGCCGCTGGCAGGACGGCACCGCGATCTACTACCCGCTCCACCTGGACGACTTCTCCCCCTGGCCGGCGCTGTCGCAGTCGCACGCGTTGGCCGGCAGCGACGTCATGGTCATGCTGATCTCGTACGGCACCGTGATCGTCCAGGTCGCCTTCCCCTTCACCCTCTTCAACCGCCGGGTGAAGAACGTGCTGCTGTGCGCCATGATGCTGGAGCATGCCTCGATCGCCATCGTGCTGGGCCTGCCCTTCTTCTCGCTCGCGATGATCGCCGCCGACGCGGTGTTCCTGCCGACCGGCTTCCTGCGCTGGCTCGGCAGGCAGGCCGTACGCCTGGTGCCGGCTCCCAGGCCCAAGGGCGCGGTGATCCACCCGCAGCGGGCGCCGGGCGCCGCGGAACCCCTGGTCGGGCCGCCCCCGCCCAGTACGGTGCCCTGA